In Rhodococcus rhodochrous, a single genomic region encodes these proteins:
- a CDS encoding SDR family NAD(P)-dependent oxidoreductase, translated as MADNNSGPDNSTPLAGRVVVVTGSSRGIGRAVARTLVDEGARVVVNGRDAEAVRDTVSELVSQGASAIGVSGSAAASGVAEDLLGAALDEFGAADALINCAGTAEPPGSSILTVTDEEWDDLIDSHLTGTFRTCRVFAPRFVAQGRGVIVNTGSFAFLGDYGGTGYPAGKGAVNSLTAAIAAELREHGVRANVVCPGARTRLSTGPEYERHIERLHERGLLDDVTYEGSRNPAPPEYVARLYAYLASDTATVTGGIFAGSGCFVGRFDKPTPTLLAWRDHDTSPPWTLDELAHLVEGASRAGASG; from the coding sequence ATGGCAGACAACAATTCGGGGCCGGACAATTCGACCCCGCTCGCGGGCCGCGTCGTGGTCGTGACGGGCTCCAGCCGGGGGATCGGACGGGCGGTGGCGCGGACCCTCGTGGACGAGGGCGCACGGGTGGTGGTCAACGGCCGCGACGCCGAGGCGGTGCGCGACACCGTGTCGGAGCTCGTGTCGCAGGGCGCCAGTGCGATCGGAGTGTCCGGTTCGGCGGCCGCCTCCGGGGTCGCGGAGGATCTCCTCGGGGCGGCCCTCGACGAGTTCGGCGCGGCGGACGCGCTGATCAACTGTGCCGGCACCGCGGAACCTCCGGGCTCGTCGATCCTCACAGTCACCGACGAGGAATGGGACGACCTGATCGATTCGCATCTGACCGGCACCTTCCGTACGTGCCGGGTGTTCGCGCCCCGGTTCGTGGCGCAGGGGCGCGGGGTGATCGTCAACACCGGATCGTTCGCGTTCCTCGGCGACTACGGCGGTACCGGATACCCGGCCGGAAAGGGTGCGGTGAACAGCCTGACCGCGGCGATCGCTGCCGAACTGCGCGAGCACGGAGTGCGGGCCAACGTCGTGTGCCCGGGAGCCCGCACGCGACTGTCGACGGGACCGGAGTACGAGCGGCACATCGAGCGACTGCACGAGCGCGGATTGCTCGACGACGTCACCTACGAGGGCTCGCGCAACCCGGCGCCGCCGGAGTACGTGGCGCGGCTCTACGCCTACCTCGCGAGCGACACGGCGACCGTGACCGGCGGAATCTTCGCCGGCTCCGGATGTTTCGTCGGTCGGTTCGACAAGCCGACACCGACGCTGCTGGCGTGGCGGGACCACGACACGTCGCCGCCCTGGACGCTCGACGAACTCGCCCACCTCGTGGAGGGCGCGAGTCGTGCGGGAGCGTCGGGTTAG
- a CDS encoding aldehyde dehydrogenase — translation MTLRPTDSSTLLIDGKLVPGSGGTFAITDPSTEELLGHAAEGTATDMDAAIAAARRAFDDTDWSRDHTFRARCLRQLRDALREHIEELREITIAEVGAPRFLTSAAHLEGPIDDLLYFADLAESYAWTQDLGNASPMGIPTHRYLLKEAVGVVGAITPWNFPHQINFAKLGPALAAGNTVVLKPAPDTPWCAALVGRIAAEETDIPPGVLNIVTSSDHSLGAQLSEDPRVDLISFTGSTATGRAVMRAASENLKKVFLELGGKSAFIVLDDADLRGACSMAAFTVCTHAGQGCAITTRLLVPRERYDEAVALTAKSMSGIRPGDPRDPGTVCGPLISEKQRQRVEGYIRLAVEEGGTIVTGGGRPTEHERGFFVEPTLISGLDNSARTAQEEIFGPVLVILPHDGDDDAIRIANDSPYGLSGSVYGTDPDRIARVVAGVRTGTLGVNGGIWYAADAPFGGYKQSGIGREMGVTGFEEYLETKLVAEPAS, via the coding sequence ATGACACTTCGCCCCACCGACAGCTCCACCCTTCTGATCGACGGCAAGCTCGTACCCGGCAGCGGAGGCACCTTCGCGATCACCGATCCGAGCACCGAAGAACTGCTCGGCCACGCGGCCGAGGGCACCGCCACCGACATGGACGCCGCGATCGCGGCCGCACGTCGCGCCTTCGACGACACCGACTGGTCACGCGACCACACCTTCCGGGCCCGCTGCCTCCGTCAGTTGCGCGACGCCCTGCGCGAGCACATCGAGGAACTGCGGGAGATCACCATCGCCGAGGTCGGCGCTCCCCGATTCCTCACGAGCGCCGCGCATCTCGAAGGCCCCATCGACGACCTGCTCTACTTCGCCGACCTCGCCGAGAGCTACGCGTGGACGCAGGATCTCGGCAACGCCTCCCCCATGGGCATCCCGACCCACCGCTATCTGCTCAAGGAAGCAGTCGGGGTCGTCGGCGCGATCACACCGTGGAACTTCCCGCACCAGATCAACTTCGCCAAGCTCGGACCCGCTCTCGCCGCCGGGAACACCGTGGTACTCAAGCCCGCCCCCGACACCCCGTGGTGCGCGGCCCTGGTCGGGCGGATCGCGGCCGAGGAGACCGACATCCCACCGGGAGTGCTGAACATCGTCACCTCGAGCGACCACAGCCTCGGCGCACAGCTGAGCGAGGATCCGCGCGTCGACCTGATCTCGTTCACCGGTTCCACCGCGACCGGCCGGGCCGTGATGCGCGCGGCCTCCGAGAACCTCAAGAAGGTCTTCCTCGAACTCGGCGGCAAGTCGGCGTTCATCGTCCTCGACGACGCCGACCTGCGCGGCGCCTGCTCGATGGCGGCCTTCACCGTGTGCACGCATGCCGGCCAGGGCTGCGCGATCACCACGCGTCTGCTCGTCCCCCGCGAACGGTACGACGAAGCCGTGGCCCTGACCGCGAAGTCCATGAGCGGCATCCGGCCCGGCGACCCGCGCGATCCCGGCACGGTGTGCGGGCCGCTCATCTCCGAGAAGCAGCGGCAGCGTGTCGAGGGCTACATCCGCCTCGCCGTCGAGGAGGGCGGCACGATCGTCACCGGCGGCGGACGTCCGACCGAACACGAGCGCGGCTTCTTCGTCGAACCCACCCTCATCTCCGGCCTCGACAACTCCGCACGCACAGCGCAGGAGGAGATCTTCGGTCCGGTGCTCGTGATCCTCCCTCACGACGGCGACGACGACGCGATCCGCATCGCCAACGACTCCCCCTACGGCCTCTCGGGTTCGGTGTACGGCACCGATCCGGACCGCATCGCGCGGGTCGTCGCAGGTGTACGGACCGGCACGCTGGGCGTCAACGGCGGCATCTGGTACGCCGCCGACGCCCCGTTCGGGGGTTACAAGCAGTCCGGGATCGGCCGCGAGATGGGTGTGACCGGTTTCGAGGAGTACCTGGAGACCAAGCTCGTCGCCGAACCCGCGAGCTGA
- a CDS encoding cytochrome P450 — MTTLVEPRRVSGGEHEHGHLEELRTDPIALMRRVREECGDVGVFQLADKKVVLLSGAEANEFFFRAADEDLDQQAAYPFMKPVFGEGVVFDASPERRKEMLHNSALRGEQMRGHAATIDREVQDMVAGWGDEGEIDLLEFFAELTIYTSSACLIGKKFRDQLDGRFAHLYHDLEKGTDALAFVDPYAPIESFRRRDEARRGLVALVQEIMDGRIANPPQGKEDRDMLDVLVSIKDEDGKERFSADEITGIFISMMFAGHHTTSGTAAWALIELLRNPEYMQQVTAELDVLYSDGESVSFHALRQIPVLEAVLKETLRLHPPLILLLRVARDDFEVAGYRISEGDLVGATPAISNRIPEDFPDPDVFDPGRYIDPNQEDIVNRWTWIPFGAGRHRCVGAAFALMQLKAIFSVLLRDFEFELSQPPGTYRNDHSKMVVQLEQPCAVRYRRRTRAASDTGTATQE; from the coding sequence ATGACCACACTCGTCGAACCCCGGCGTGTGTCCGGCGGCGAACACGAACACGGCCACCTCGAGGAACTGCGGACCGATCCCATCGCGCTCATGCGCCGGGTGCGCGAGGAGTGCGGCGACGTCGGGGTCTTCCAGCTCGCCGACAAGAAGGTCGTACTCCTTTCCGGCGCGGAGGCCAACGAATTCTTCTTCCGCGCCGCGGACGAGGATCTCGACCAGCAGGCCGCCTATCCCTTCATGAAGCCGGTCTTCGGTGAGGGCGTCGTCTTCGACGCCAGCCCCGAGCGCCGCAAGGAGATGCTGCACAACTCGGCGCTGCGCGGCGAACAGATGCGAGGTCACGCGGCGACCATCGACCGCGAGGTGCAGGACATGGTCGCCGGCTGGGGCGACGAAGGCGAGATCGACCTGCTCGAGTTCTTCGCCGAGCTGACCATCTACACGTCGTCGGCCTGCCTGATCGGCAAGAAGTTCCGCGACCAGCTCGACGGACGATTCGCCCACCTCTACCACGACCTCGAGAAGGGCACCGACGCTCTGGCCTTCGTCGATCCCTACGCGCCGATCGAGAGTTTCCGACGACGTGACGAGGCCCGCCGCGGACTCGTGGCACTCGTGCAGGAGATCATGGACGGGCGCATCGCGAACCCGCCGCAGGGCAAGGAGGACCGCGACATGCTCGACGTCCTCGTCTCCATCAAGGACGAGGACGGCAAGGAACGGTTCAGTGCCGACGAGATCACCGGCATCTTCATCTCGATGATGTTCGCCGGCCACCACACCACCTCGGGCACGGCGGCCTGGGCGCTCATCGAACTGTTGCGCAACCCCGAGTACATGCAGCAGGTCACGGCAGAACTCGACGTCCTGTACTCCGACGGCGAGAGCGTCAGCTTCCATGCACTGCGGCAGATCCCGGTACTCGAAGCAGTACTCAAGGAGACCTTGCGGCTGCATCCGCCGCTGATCCTGCTGTTGCGGGTCGCGCGCGACGACTTCGAGGTCGCCGGATACCGGATCTCGGAGGGCGATCTCGTCGGTGCGACACCGGCGATCTCCAACCGGATCCCGGAGGACTTCCCGGATCCCGACGTTTTCGATCCCGGCCGCTACATCGACCCGAACCAGGAGGACATCGTCAACCGGTGGACCTGGATCCCGTTCGGGGCCGGCCGGCACCGCTGTGTGGGAGCGGCGTTCGCGCTCATGCAGCTGAAGGCGATATTCTCGGTTCTGCTGCGCGACTTCGAGTTCGAACTGTCCCAGCCGCCCGGGACCTACCGCAACGACCACTCGAAGATGGTGGTTCAACTCGAACAGCCGTGTGCTGTGCGGTACCGACGACGCACCCGGGCGGCGTCGGACACCGGCACGGCGACGCAGGAGTGA
- a CDS encoding SDR family oxidoreductase has protein sequence MPRFEPHPERRPALVAGASSGIGTATAYALAEAGHPVALGARRVEECAAIAEKIRAEGGEAFAHFLDVSSTDSVDEFVTAAEEALGAAEIVVSGAGDMDFALPHEMDPDRFAFQVNVHLMGTQRLAHRVLPGMIDRKRGDFVVIGSDCAVLPRPWMGAYNAAKTGLEALVREMRMELEGTGVRASVVRPGPTQTGAGMTAPAEVLEPMLEDWGTWGFARHPYFLRASDIAAAALSVVSAPRGAHIVLIEVQPEAPLRKDNP, from the coding sequence ATGCCTAGATTCGAACCCCACCCCGAACGTCGTCCCGCGCTGGTCGCCGGGGCCTCGTCCGGAATCGGTACCGCCACCGCCTACGCGCTCGCCGAGGCCGGACATCCCGTCGCGCTCGGGGCGCGCCGCGTGGAGGAGTGCGCGGCGATCGCGGAGAAGATCCGCGCTGAGGGCGGCGAGGCCTTCGCCCACTTCCTCGACGTGTCGTCCACCGACTCCGTCGACGAATTCGTCACCGCAGCAGAAGAGGCTCTGGGCGCTGCGGAGATCGTCGTCTCGGGAGCGGGCGACATGGATTTCGCGCTGCCCCACGAGATGGACCCCGACCGGTTCGCCTTCCAGGTCAACGTGCACCTGATGGGCACGCAACGCCTGGCCCATCGCGTGCTGCCCGGCATGATCGACCGCAAGCGCGGCGACTTCGTCGTGATCGGATCCGACTGTGCCGTGCTTCCCCGGCCCTGGATGGGTGCCTACAATGCCGCCAAGACCGGCCTCGAAGCGCTCGTCCGCGAGATGCGGATGGAACTCGAGGGCACGGGTGTCCGCGCGTCGGTCGTGCGCCCCGGGCCGACGCAGACCGGTGCCGGTATGACCGCGCCGGCGGAGGTGCTCGAACCGATGCTCGAGGACTGGGGCACATGGGGTTTCGCCCGACATCCCTATTTCCTTCGTGCATCCGACATCGCCGCGGCCGCGCTCTCGGTCGTCTCGGCCCCCCGCGGCGCCCACATCGTGCTCATCGAGGTTCAACCCGAAGCACCCCTGCGGAAGGACAATCCATGA
- a CDS encoding cytochrome P450 codes for MIFNPYDYAFHEDPYPTYRRLREEAPVYHNPDLEFWALSRHADVVAAFRDNTRLSSANGVSLDPSAYGPNAHKVMSFLAMDDPRHMRMRRLVSKGFTPRRVADLEERILELTLRYLEPAVGAREFDWISEFAGKLPMDVISELMGVPESDRNEIRRLADLVVHREEGVLDVPVAAMEASLHLVGYYADMLAERRKKETSDLTSALLAAEIDGDRLTDDEIIGFMFLMVVAGNETTTKLLGNALYWGAHNKSEVAQVLRDPARAPQWVEETLRYDTSSQIVARTAVADLELHDATIPAGGKVLLLIGSANRDSDVFDAADDFRIGRDSSQKIASFGGGVHFCLGAHLARLEANIALEQFSRRVADYEIDEDRCERVHSTNVRGFAALPVEVTERHA; via the coding sequence GTGATCTTCAACCCGTACGACTACGCCTTCCACGAAGATCCGTATCCCACCTATCGCCGCCTCCGTGAAGAGGCGCCGGTCTACCACAACCCCGACCTCGAGTTCTGGGCCTTGTCCCGTCACGCCGACGTCGTCGCGGCCTTCCGCGACAACACTCGCCTCTCGAGCGCGAACGGTGTCTCGCTCGATCCGTCCGCCTACGGACCCAACGCCCACAAGGTGATGTCCTTCCTCGCGATGGACGACCCGCGGCACATGCGCATGCGCCGCCTCGTCTCCAAAGGATTCACTCCGCGTCGCGTCGCCGACCTCGAGGAACGCATCCTCGAGCTGACGCTGCGCTACCTCGAACCCGCTGTCGGGGCAAGGGAATTCGACTGGATCTCGGAGTTCGCCGGCAAGCTGCCCATGGACGTGATCTCCGAACTCATGGGTGTGCCCGAATCCGACCGCAACGAGATCCGCCGTCTCGCCGACCTCGTCGTCCACCGCGAGGAGGGCGTACTCGACGTGCCGGTCGCCGCGATGGAGGCCTCGTTGCACCTCGTCGGCTACTACGCCGACATGCTCGCCGAACGTCGGAAGAAGGAGACCTCCGACCTCACGTCGGCGCTGCTGGCCGCCGAGATCGACGGCGACCGGCTCACCGACGACGAGATCATCGGCTTCATGTTCCTCATGGTGGTCGCGGGCAACGAGACCACCACGAAACTGCTCGGGAATGCCCTCTACTGGGGCGCGCACAACAAGTCCGAGGTGGCGCAGGTGCTCCGCGACCCCGCTCGTGCACCGCAATGGGTCGAGGAGACCCTCCGCTACGACACCTCGAGTCAGATCGTCGCCCGCACCGCCGTCGCCGACCTCGAACTGCACGACGCCACCATCCCGGCCGGTGGGAAGGTCCTGCTGCTCATCGGCTCCGCCAACCGCGACTCCGACGTCTTCGACGCCGCCGACGACTTCCGCATCGGACGCGACAGCTCCCAGAAGATCGCGAGCTTCGGTGGGGGAGTGCACTTCTGCCTCGGCGCACACCTGGCCCGCCTCGAGGCGAACATCGCGCTCGAACAGTTCTCCCGGCGCGTCGCCGACTACGAGATCGACGAGGACCGTTGCGAACGTGTCCATTCCACCAATGTCCGAGGCTTCGCGGCCCTTCCTGTAGAGGTCACCGAACGACATGCCTAG
- a CDS encoding nuclear transport factor 2 family protein, which yields MATFDRAELDEMITRWVDANKRAEAEGDWKPLADMYTEDATYGWNYGPKDEFMAVGREEIRDLALGQEMDGLEGWQYPYQQFVVDERSGDVIGFWKQVADRTRENGEHYSVHGIGGSWFRYGGNFQWSWQRDFFDFGNVSHLFLEMITANALSDGMQKRIERSTGKKRLPGWYRVGESPVPLW from the coding sequence ATGGCCACGTTCGATCGTGCCGAGCTCGACGAGATGATCACCCGCTGGGTCGACGCCAACAAGCGCGCCGAGGCCGAAGGCGACTGGAAGCCTTTGGCCGACATGTACACCGAGGACGCCACCTACGGCTGGAACTACGGTCCGAAGGACGAGTTCATGGCCGTGGGCCGCGAGGAGATCCGCGATCTCGCACTGGGCCAGGAGATGGACGGGCTCGAAGGCTGGCAGTACCCCTACCAGCAGTTCGTCGTCGACGAACGCTCCGGCGACGTGATCGGCTTCTGGAAGCAGGTCGCCGACAGGACCCGTGAGAACGGTGAGCACTACTCCGTGCACGGTATCGGCGGGAGCTGGTTCCGGTACGGCGGCAACTTCCAGTGGTCGTGGCAGCGCGACTTCTTCGACTTCGGCAACGTCTCGCACCTGTTCCTCGAGATGATCACGGCGAATGCGCTGTCCGACGGTATGCAGAAGCGGATCGAGCGATCGACGGGGAAGAAGCGGCTTCCCGGCTGGTACCGGGTCGGCGAGTCGCCGGTCCCGTTGTGGTGA
- a CDS encoding ferredoxin gives MRIEADLDLCQGHAMCSMEAPDVFSVAKRGEVEILLDPVPEEMHADVRAAVKYCPTQALRIVEN, from the coding sequence ATGAGGATCGAAGCAGATCTCGATCTGTGTCAGGGACACGCGATGTGCTCGATGGAAGCCCCGGACGTCTTCTCCGTCGCCAAACGGGGTGAGGTGGAGATCCTCCTCGATCCCGTGCCGGAGGAGATGCATGCCGACGTACGAGCAGCTGTGAAGTACTGCCCCACCCAAGCCCTTCGCATCGTCGAAAACTGA
- a CDS encoding TetR/AcrR family transcriptional regulator, translating to MTVRGLGATHDERRWEILDAVFAIVDTEGAQQVTIRRVAAVAGVSVGRVQHYFPTKDALLTGAFTAVNELGTERVRQRIPENGVEGEGPASILDAVLTELIPETADDCRLVRVAQTFETYACTRSELKDRVVRGYDELVSLLAQLIGGCLATDSGKQEDAARFRSRAYELLGLATGLAALVVVDALAPRAARDILTHRLTELLDASPEADG from the coding sequence GTGACGGTTCGTGGCCTCGGCGCAACGCACGACGAGAGACGGTGGGAGATCCTCGACGCGGTCTTCGCCATCGTCGACACCGAAGGTGCCCAGCAGGTGACGATCAGGCGCGTCGCGGCGGTGGCGGGCGTGTCGGTGGGGCGGGTGCAGCATTACTTCCCGACCAAGGACGCCCTGTTGACGGGAGCGTTCACTGCGGTCAACGAACTGGGAACCGAGCGCGTGCGGCAGCGGATCCCGGAGAACGGTGTCGAGGGGGAGGGCCCCGCATCGATCCTCGACGCGGTGCTGACCGAACTGATCCCGGAGACGGCCGACGACTGCCGGCTCGTGCGCGTCGCGCAGACGTTCGAGACGTATGCGTGCACACGATCCGAGCTGAAGGACCGCGTCGTGCGCGGATACGACGAACTCGTATCGCTCCTGGCGCAGCTGATCGGCGGATGTCTCGCCACCGACAGCGGCAAGCAGGAGGACGCGGCGCGGTTCCGGTCCCGGGCCTACGAACTGCTCGGCCTGGCAACCGGTCTCGCCGCACTCGTCGTCGTGGACGCTCTCGCGCCGCGAGCGGCCCGCGACATCCTGACGCACCGCCTCACCGAACTGCTCGACGCGTCACCCGAGGCGGACGGGTAG
- a CDS encoding TetR/AcrR family transcriptional regulator, producing the protein MADDNSRPVRRRTLTRDKVVAAALGIVDELGWEQLTMSTLSSRLGIVTASLYNHVRNLDDVRAAVQIRAMTELGAHLREVAMGRSGIDGLRALIDAHHAWAVEHPRRYGALTTAPVDRGGLLAAALDANVALRTMLASCGVPEEETLEAAVGMFAALHGFAVLQSSGFLGDELDLDHIYETVVRGVLTGASLDPTRTR; encoded by the coding sequence ATGGCAGACGACAACTCCCGACCCGTGCGTCGGCGGACACTGACCCGCGACAAGGTCGTCGCAGCAGCGCTCGGGATCGTCGACGAGCTGGGATGGGAACAGCTCACGATGAGCACCCTCTCGTCGCGCTTGGGAATCGTCACGGCCTCGCTGTACAACCACGTCCGCAATCTCGACGACGTGCGGGCGGCCGTGCAGATCCGCGCGATGACCGAGCTCGGAGCACATCTGCGCGAGGTCGCGATGGGCCGCAGCGGCATCGACGGGCTTCGCGCCCTGATCGACGCCCACCACGCCTGGGCCGTCGAACATCCCCGCCGCTACGGCGCGCTGACCACCGCACCGGTCGACCGCGGCGGCCTGCTCGCCGCCGCGCTTGACGCCAACGTGGCCCTGCGCACGATGCTCGCGTCCTGTGGCGTCCCCGAGGAGGAGACGCTCGAGGCCGCGGTCGGCATGTTCGCCGCCCTGCACGGTTTCGCGGTCCTCCAGAGCAGCGGCTTCCTGGGCGACGAGCTCGATCTCGACCACATCTACGAGACGGTCGTGCGCGGAGTTCTGACCGGCGCCTCCCTCGACCCCACCAGGACGCGCTAG
- a CDS encoding TetR/AcrR family transcriptional regulator, translating into MNLESTRRRLTEKQADTVARLTQAAVEVLREEGFTGLTVRMVAARAGVAPATAYTYFSSKEHLVAEVFWRRLANAPTADAADAENTSRADRVVAVLRGIALLLADEPELAAAVTSALLGQDPDVEHLRARIGLDIRHRISAALGADSDPDELEALELLYAGALVRAGMGYGTYEKLADRLETSARLLLE; encoded by the coding sequence GTGAATCTCGAATCGACCCGTCGCCGCCTGACCGAGAAGCAGGCCGACACGGTTGCGAGGCTCACGCAGGCCGCGGTCGAGGTGCTCCGCGAGGAGGGATTCACGGGGCTGACGGTGCGTATGGTGGCCGCCCGTGCCGGAGTCGCCCCGGCGACCGCCTACACCTACTTCTCGTCCAAGGAACACCTCGTCGCCGAGGTGTTCTGGCGCCGGTTGGCCAACGCTCCCACGGCCGACGCCGCCGACGCCGAGAACACGAGCCGTGCCGATCGGGTGGTCGCGGTACTGCGGGGAATCGCGCTGCTGCTGGCCGACGAACCCGAGCTCGCCGCTGCCGTCACCAGTGCACTGCTCGGTCAGGACCCCGATGTCGAACACCTGCGTGCGCGCATCGGACTCGACATCCGTCACCGGATCTCGGCAGCGCTCGGCGCCGACTCCGATCCCGACGAACTCGAAGCACTCGAGCTGCTCTATGCCGGCGCGCTGGTCCGGGCCGGTATGGGCTACGGCACCTACGAGAAACTCGCCGACAGGCTGGAGACATCCGCCCGACTTCTATTGGAGTGA
- a CDS encoding oxygenase MpaB family protein, protein MRAIDTLGDLVSPLGGTINAANVIMQLAHPGVGQGVVDSTVDSGRADLHPIKRARTTGTYLAVAVFGNDTDRDFVRESVRRIHARVASSPGAEVRYSANSPALQLWVAVCLLKYFVDQHEFLYGPLTDEQYARILRDGATLATTLNVRPESWPTTREEYEELWKAGIADISMNEQVREYLTELCNLAFLEVRLGRLGRGIHRVLGRSFELITRGALPPEFRDLMHYRWTPDDQRRFDRYLVAVRRLHRVTPWVWPLLWKAYLLDLRTRQCLRLRVF, encoded by the coding sequence ATGCGGGCGATCGACACTCTCGGCGATCTCGTCTCACCGCTCGGTGGCACGATCAACGCCGCCAACGTCATCATGCAGCTCGCACATCCCGGCGTCGGCCAGGGCGTCGTCGACAGCACGGTCGACTCCGGCCGGGCCGACCTTCATCCGATCAAGCGGGCCCGCACGACCGGTACCTATCTGGCGGTCGCAGTGTTCGGCAACGACACCGACCGCGATTTCGTCCGCGAGTCGGTGCGGAGGATCCACGCCCGGGTCGCCTCGTCACCCGGCGCGGAGGTCCGCTACAGCGCCAACTCCCCAGCCCTGCAGTTGTGGGTCGCGGTCTGCCTGCTCAAGTACTTCGTCGACCAGCACGAGTTCCTGTACGGCCCGCTCACCGACGAGCAGTACGCCCGGATCCTCCGCGACGGCGCGACCCTCGCGACGACGCTGAACGTCCGACCGGAGTCGTGGCCCACGACCCGCGAGGAGTACGAGGAACTGTGGAAGGCCGGCATCGCCGACATCTCCATGAACGAGCAGGTGCGCGAGTACCTCACCGAACTCTGCAATCTCGCGTTCCTCGAAGTGCGTCTCGGACGACTGGGCCGCGGCATCCACCGGGTGCTCGGCAGGTCGTTCGAACTGATCACCCGCGGCGCACTGCCGCCGGAGTTCCGCGACCTCATGCACTACCGGTGGACACCCGACGACCAGCGGCGCTTCGACCGCTATCTCGTGGCGGTCCGGCGCCTGCACCGCGTCACGCCGTGGGTGTGGCCGCTGCTGTGGAAGGCCTATCTGCTCGATCTGCGCACGCGGCAATGCCTCAGACTGCGGGTCTTCTGA